One Glycine soja cultivar W05 chromosome 2, ASM419377v2, whole genome shotgun sequence genomic region harbors:
- the LOC114369683 gene encoding chaperone protein dnaJ A7A, chloroplastic-like, giving the protein MCKRLVFHLNTNPNRAQSQKHSYGGTHTFSPFSLSLFIYETQSSSKSKASNNNDVSYHNMFTAHFPTFTATLSGKRVSSPPRQVRFRLTVSFAIATCTEEQRHKTASYLGPHHGMASCAMLYEILGIRAAASGMEIKAAYRWLARMCHPDVAPMERKESSASEFMKIHVAYCTLLDPEKRASSDRSLFRRHQRPLTTTSSGGSS; this is encoded by the coding sequence atgtgCAAAAGATTGGTTTTTCACTTGAATACCAACCCAAACAGAGCACAATCACAGAAGCACAGTTATGGTGGGACCCACACCTTCTCTCCATTTTCACTCTCCCTCTTTATATACGAAACCCAATCTTCCTCCAAATCCAAAGCCTCAAACAACAACGACGTATCATACCATAACATGTTCACAGCACATTTTCCTACATTCACCGCCACTTTATCCGGTAAAAGGGTCTCCTCGCCGCCGCGCCAAGTCAGATTCCGGTTAACAGTGTCCTTCGCCATCGCCACTTGCACGGAGGAGCAACGACATAAGACAGCTTCGTATTTGGGCCCTCATCACGGTATGGCTTCGTGCGCGATGCTGTACGAGATTCTGGGGATCCGCGCCGCCGCGTCCGGCATGGAAATCAAGGCGGCGTACCGGTGGCTGGCGAGGATGTGCCACCCCGACGTGGCACCGATGGAGCGAAAGGAATCCTCTGCGAGCGAGTTCATGAAGATCCATGTTGCGTACTGCACGCTCTTGGACCCCGAGAAGCGCGCCAGCTCCGATCGAAGCTTGTTCCGGCGCCACCAGCGACCGCTCACAACGACGTCGTCGGGGGGTTCCAGTTGA
- the LOC114381513 gene encoding chaperone protein dnaJ 11, chloroplastic-like, with translation MASSATLYQILGVRAVASGEEIKAAYRRLARVCHPDVVPLERRDSSAAEFMKIHAAYRTLSDPEKRASYDRSLFRRRQRTLTMSPSGYCGYGGRNWETDQCW, from the coding sequence ATGGCTTCGAGCGCGACGCTCTACCAGATTCTGGGAGTCCGCGCCGTCGCATCCGGCGAGGAAATCAAGGCGGCGTACCGGCGGCTGGCGAGGGTTTGCCACCCTGACGTGGTGCCGTTGGAGCGAAGGGATTCCTCTGCGGCAGAGTTTATGAAGATCCACGCCGCATACCGCACGCTATCGGATCCTGAGAAGCGGGCCAGTTATGATAGAAGCTTGTTCCGGCGGCGCCAGCGGACGCTAACAATGTCTCCGTCGGGGTATTGTGGCTATGGTGGTCGGAACTGGGAAACGGACCAATGTTGGTAG